ATAGGGTGAGTAAGGAGATGGATCAAAATCACCAACAACAGGTACATTGGCAAAGAGCTTGTTATAGGCTTTATAAAATGCATTATTCCAGGCAATATTTTTAGAGACTTTCTGGGCTTCCTGAGCTGCTGCAAGTTCTGCAAAATGATTGCGTTCGTCTTCATTTCTGGCATTAAGCCCCAGTATATCCAGTGGGGTTTGTCTTAATCCCTGATAATAGATCTTGCTGCGATTCTTCATGAGGAATACATAACGCTTTTCTTCCTCAAGGGTTAACTCCCAAACTTTGGCTTCATGAAGTTGTTGTTCATTGAGCTTTAATTTGTTTACGTCTTGCTCCAAAGTTAGATCGTCATTATTTACTGTTAACCCAGCTCTCGCTAAAGTTTGATCTTGTGCACTTTGAGTATTCAATGGTTGAGTATTCAATGGTTGAGTATTAATGCCAGGGATATTCAATTCAGCGTGTACTGTATGAGTTGATAACAAAGTGAGAGTGAGTACTGTTTGTTTAAACATGTTGCTCACCTTGTTCCATATTCACTGGAACACGATCTTTATTACTGTTTTCAAATACAAGGTGTTGCCTCCCAAAATCAATTTCTAAAACAGACCATCCAGCCAGGGTATCTCCTCTTTCCATTGGGACAGTTTTAAAATCATAGATAACACTAGCTACACTGACTTGTTGAATGCTGTCTATGCTCAGAACTTTAAAGGGCAAAACAGTAACGGGTAGATATTTGATGGGGTGTTCTTTCTTATCCAGAGTGTTAACGACCTTATGGATAGTATCGAGCTTCTGGGTTAATTCTGATCTGCTTTCAAGTACCAACTGATTTAATTTGCTTTCATCTGTAGATTTCAATTGTTCAATTAATCCGGCCAGTTTATTAAAATCCTGATTGATGGAACTTAAATCAATTTTTTCTACTGGCTTTTTAATTTCTGTTTGAAGAGTAATGAGTTGAGATTGAATGTCGTTTAAACGAGAACTAATGACATCATTGTCTGTTGTACTGTCATTCGAATGCATTGCTCCAAGGACAATGCCACTAACAATCGCTACATTAACTAATGCAATAAATACCCATTTATTCACAGGTTTATTAAATGAAATCATGATTTACTCCTTACTATTTTTTTAACAACAGATTGATAGCCAGGTTTCAATTTGAAATTCACTTCCCGTAGCAACGGATTAACAACCAGCAAAAAGACTTGCTGTCCCGCAAGTACTTCAAGTCCATCTTTAACGCTTAAAGGGCCTAAATTTCTATCGATTTGAGGTAAGGTCTGCAGCATTACTGCCTGCAAACTTTGGGGTTGCTTTTCTTTTACAGCTAAGGAATAACCAGAGTATTGCAACCACCATTTTATTGCCTGACCAACAGTTTTAACTTCTTGGGGGAAATGAATTTGTTGCACTGCCAATAAAGGATTAACTTGAGCAGCTAAAGGTTTATTAGCGACTGTTGCATAACGATTAATCTGAGTAACATCTGCCAGCGCGTGGGTCGTAAAAGTTAAGATGCTTAGTGAAGTAGCAAGTAACAATTTGAACATAACAAACTCCATCAGGGCTTCATGCCCTGAGTTGATAATTAATTGGTTTCTGAAACAATTTCTTGCTGTGTGACAATCTCAGGATTAGCCTTCTTCCTTAAATAGATTTCTTTGCGATCAACATCCACATTTGACGGCGCATGAATCCCTACCGCAATGTGACCTCTACGAACGTATAAAATTTTGATTTGAATCTGGCCTTTGTCTATGAGGATTTCCTCTCCAACACGGCGGGTAAGTACTAGCATGGCAACACTCCTGTTTTGATTAACTGTTTAATTTTTTTAACATGGCTTTGATATGCATCTCAGCGACTTCACGGCTCGCTGGTTTGTTGGAATCTTGATTCATAGGGCGAGGAATTCTGCGACCCTGGATTGCTTTACAATCTTCAATAAACTGAGGCAGTGTTGGTGGATACCCTCTCCCCTCACGAAGCATGAGCAAAACTTCTTTCAAAATTTGATTATCAAAACGCAATAAAGCGTCAAACCACTCTTTTTTAGCACCAGCCAACCCACGTTCGTTTTGGAAATTACTCCACCAGATATGGCCATAAATCGCTCCAAGCCTGCTAAACAGGGTATCAATCCGCTTGTCATGAACTTCTGGGGTTGCTGAACTGGACGACGTTGCTTGTGTTTGATTGCCCGGATTCTTCTTCGTTGAAATCGAAGTCCGTGTCTCCACATGAGTCCCAGAAAATTTCGATTGCAGATTTTTTTGCATGAGTTGTTGTATGTTTTGCATTGCTACGCTCCTGTTTTCTGACAGAGGAAATTTCATCATCCCAGCAGTGTTGGGCTAACCAGTTGGCAGGGTACTTCCATGGAGGAACCCAATCACCTGCAAATGCTTGCTCATCCCAATTCTTCACTTGTGCAATCAAAGCGCTGATTATTTTGTCCACTAGAAAATCATCGGGATTGATTTGTTTAAACTCCTGCCACGCTTTTTGTTTGGATTTTTTGCTTGGGTAATGCGACCAAAATTTTTCAAATTGCGTAAATAAATATAAATAATTATTCTCTTTATGAGGTATGTCGGCTTTTGCACATTTAGCTATGTCGGCTTTAACTGGTTTAAAGTTCGATTGGCTATTATTATCAAGGACTTCTTGAAATTCAGGACTGATGCCTTGCTGTGACGGCTTTGTGACGGCTTTTTTCTGGACATAATAATCCCTTGTCGCTAAAAGGCATTTTAAAATTAATTGATGATCTCTGGATTGGAATTTAATAAGACCCGCTCTTTCAAGACCAGCGATTGCACGGCGTGTTTGTGCACGAGAAAAGCTAACACTTTTGATGCCTTGATGTGGTTCGATATACAGTTGTTCAGCAATTGATTGATAGCTTATCCCCCTATCAATTCCCACTATCCCGGTTTTCACATTCATATAAGGCCTAATCCCTCTAAAATAAGCTAATTGCTGAATGTGCGGTAAGCCACACAATGCAACCATCTCGTTGTCATTAACAGTGAACTCCATTGCTCCCTCTTCTTCCGTTGACTTAATTAATCATCAATTTTGCTGTATGTTATATTTTGAAAATTAACGACCCATATTAATGCTCTTAATGAGCATAATTACTCAAATCGAGCAACTATAATTAGAACTTAACACATAT
This Legionella fallonii LLAP-10 DNA region includes the following protein-coding sequences:
- a CDS encoding TIGR03759 family integrating conjugative element protein is translated as MFKQTVLTLTLLSTHTVHAELNIPGINTQPLNTQPLNTQSAQDQTLARAGLTVNNDDLTLEQDVNKLKLNEQQLHEAKVWELTLEEEKRYVFLMKNRSKIYYQGLRQTPLDILGLNARNEDERNHFAELAAAQEAQKVSKNIAWNNAFYKAYNKLFANVPVVGDFDPSPYSPYAHKSVQLNQGDILYLFMKPDEAVKTILMILTEAIENTPDTRLHLMLLDSDDLSIQLWANKHQIPQHLINSGRLTLNHGDLNYQSLKANKKTTPLLLLSKNGSSSVVDLGRF
- the pilL2 gene encoding PFGI-1 class ICE element type IV pilus protein PilL2, with the translated sequence MFKLLLATSLSILTFTTHALADVTQINRYATVANKPLAAQVNPLLAVQQIHFPQEVKTVGQAIKWWLQYSGYSLAVKEKQPQSLQAVMLQTLPQIDRNLGPLSVKDGLEVLAGQQVFLLVVNPLLREVNFKLKPGYQSVVKKIVRSKS
- a CDS encoding carbon storage regulator; amino-acid sequence: MLVLTRRVGEEILIDKGQIQIKILYVRRGHIAVGIHAPSNVDVDRKEIYLRKKANPEIVTQQEIVSETN
- a CDS encoding Vir protein produces the protein MAGAKKEWFDALLRFDNQILKEVLLMLREGRGYPPTLPQFIEDCKAIQGRRIPRPMNQDSNKPASREVAEMHIKAMLKKLNS